From the Dermacentor variabilis isolate Ectoservices chromosome 5, ASM5094787v1, whole genome shotgun sequence genome, the window GTAAAACTTAAGCGACGACGCCAGGTGCAGCGCCCATTTTACTTCGAGAGGGCATCAGAAGTTGTCCCGTGTTGATACCGCTTAAGCGACCCGTCGTGCTGGCTTATCTACTATGGCATTGCGCTCTTAAACACGAGGTCATGGATGCAAATCCTGGCTaaggcggcagcatttcgatgagggcgaaacgcgaaaatgcCTGTGTATTGTGTactgggagcacgttaaagaatacGATGTGGTCAAAATTTATGCCTGAGATCTTCGCtgacgcgtgcctcataatgaggacgtgtttctgacacgtaaaaccccagaattttattTACCTTTAATTAACCGGACAAAGTGAGCTCTTTTGCATTACGTTCGAAAGGAAGCACGTTCATAACGCACTTGCATAAGAGGCTGAAGGTTGCTCAGTATAACAAGACTACGGTAAAAGTGCTGCTATGGAAGAATATGGTCGTGAAAATTCTAATTTGTGTTGAATAATAATAGAAGAAAGTGTCACACATTTCTCACCGGTTGAGCGCAAGATATTTATTGACAAATAACCAGAAATCCATCGGGCTCTTGCAGGAATGCGCAAGAGTTTTCGCAAAAGAGAACTCGCAAAACAGGAACTCGCATCGTTTCCGGCCAGCTGTTAGGTCAGTATCCTGAGAggaaaataaatgtttttatttGACTAGTAGAGAGAAAACATTTAATGAACATGAATAACTCTGTGCCGTGGTGCACTGTCAATTTGACTGCTGCACAATAAAAAAAGTCCTAGGTGCTATAATAAAGATTACTTTGAATGATAACGTATATCAGCACTCAAAGAAGTTATAACGAAATGTTGGAACCCCGAGTAAGGATGTTACATACGCGTGCCTTGTATTTTGTGCAGTCATCAAAAGGAAATGTAAGAAACTGTGTTGCGCATGGTGGTGTCTTTTAATGCCGTAATTTTATTCCCGTTGaaagatttatatatatatatatatatatatatatatatttcagaacGTTGAACTATGTCTCATTGATGCACATGCTACCGACTGCCGTTGTATATGCGAGTTTCTTTCAGTACATGAAGCAATTATGCGGCATTCACAAAGCGACGCTACATTCCGCGAATGAATAGATAGATACACGAGTTTGATCGCGAACATTGATGATTCACGTAACTACCAACGCTTTCTATACCTTACACAACAAAATCTGGTGTGCTTGTTCACGTTCCTTCAGATTTTTGTTTGCGTGACGGCTCGTATTCTTTTAGTTCTAAAAATGAGCACGCCTTTATTGGTACTGCTCTTGAAGCGGTGCCTTGAGGTGTTTGAGTACCATGAACACACAAGAACATCCCTCCCTGGGCTCGCTCTCCTCTGTCGATTAAATGGCGGCAACTCCAAATATTGAGACCTGTCTTTTGAATATATTCGGAGACAAAGCCAACCTCTCTTACAGGCAACGCCATATGAACTGTAAAGACAGCACTCACCATAATACTTGCGTCTTGTTTCCAGTGAGCACTGCGTCTTGGTGTTCTCGAGGCCAGGCTTCTCGTCGGCCTGAATTCACAGGCAGTCATATTAGAATGCCACCTTTTACAATGGTGTGTTAGAAATATTAACATCTCGAACGCAGAGAAATAGAATGTCGACTTTTGTGTGTTTATAAACTGAGGCCTGAAACTGCATAATACTTTCGCCAGCGGTAAATGGGACGCTAGCTTGCATTACTGTACCTGCACGCACTTTGGACAATGTTACATTCTTCATAAGAGATCGTCATCTGGCAAGGCTATATATCATATCGTGACGTGATACAAACATTTTTACACTGTACTAAATATGAATGTACCAGAAATGCCATCATTATAACTTCTGTAAGAAAGACGGTTTCCCACCTTTGAATCATATTTTAAatattgtcattatttcgtaatAGTGCCATAATGTGTCGTAACACACTAAAGTGAACGTGACATCTATAAAGGTGACATCCCGCAGTGTCTATGAGGACCACTTTGCAAATAAGGTTCCCTTTGTGCAGCGATTGCCGTCAAGATAGTCGAAACTAATAGAGGATACACCCTAAGACAAGTAGTTATGCTTCTTTTCAAACACAGTGCTCTTTTCCCGAAGCAGTGATGATTATACTTTACAGGACCGCCATTAATATCGCTGGTCCCAGCGCTGCAGTCTAGGCACCGCATTCTTGAACTTCGCAAGCTACAGACGCGATCGTTTTGATCTTCTGTGCTTTAGGTGATCAAATTAATGTTACATAACCATAAAGCTCGCATTTCTGGGTTTCTGACTCACAACTCTGCAAGCCTGAACGCACGAGACTCACGAAAACAGGTTTCGTGGCACTTTTGGTGGAGATGGAACACTTTAGACACAGCGTGGGGACGTGTACGTACCGGTAGCAGCTCGGCAAATTCTTCGTACTGCAAGAACGAAAACAACAACGATTCAGTTTACGCTTTAAGAACATCGTGCGCCGGAAAGCGCTCTTGCCGTAGTAGCGACTTGCAGCGTAGTAATGCGATTAGCCATCTCGGGGAACGTCATCCACATTGCGTAACGTATCACGCGTTCTTCAAGCACAGTTGCCCGACACTTTCGCGCAGCGCCGCGGATGTGCGCGGGCAGCGAGGGAACAATCTTCAGCGTTTAAACTCACCCGCGCTCCACGTATCTCGAAGGCCACGTTCCGACTTGTGGCGCCGCTTGAtggtggcgcagcgtgtccagcgTGTCCACTCGCTGCAGCCGGGCTACAGCGAGTGGAGCCCGGCTGCAGTGTGGCATACACGCCTCGTACATTGCGCGTTTCGACGATGGCAACATGGTGCGTCGCTACATCGCTTTAACGCTAATCACATTAACGCCGACGTTACTGGTAAGATGAATGCCGACGTTAATGAATATCCCGCACGAAAATAGAACGCCCTTTATGTTTTCAAATCGCAGTCCGCTATTCGAATTTGAAACGAAGTTCACAGAACGAAACCTCGTACACGGGGCAAAAAGTATCGCCAGAGCTTTTAGTTTATTACTATAGCAAAACTTGGCGCAAGTGGCGAAGCGCCCTTTTACAATTAGATTCCTTCAATAGCGTTTTTCTTACGTGAGCAAGCAATGTTCTTGTACAATTTTCCGTATCTTTGTGATTTTACCAGTTAAGAGCTACTCAAAGAGTGCAAGAGTGAAAACGCATGCTTAAAGTTTAGTAGAACCACTAGTTGTCTTTTACTCATTTGCAGAGAAGGAGGAGCAGAAGGAAGTGCGTGCAAGTTAGCCAAGCCAGGTCGCAGCTAGTTTGCTGCCCAAAGCTGGATGTATGGAGATGGCgaaagaacgaaaggaagaaagaacgaaaaaaaaaagcaagaatggGAAGGTGACAAGAGGTGATACGCATGCACAGACAACAACATTAACAGAGCATTAAAAGATGGTGGATGCTTCAGCACGCCGTTAGAGATTATTCACAAAACCTACGACATTATGGAAACGTTACCTTTGCTAGCAAAATGGTGCCTCTTACGTAGGCCGCCAAAGTGTACAATCACCGGCCACTGCGCTAGCTCGCTTTAAACATAGACGATGATCAGATCAATTTTGGAATGCTGACCTCGCAAGCCACCGCAGCAGATGGCGACGAAGGTACCGCGCTGCATTTCTTCAGTACAACATAAGTGCACAGACGGCTTTAGCCTGAATTGGGGTTCACTTTGCTGCAAACAATCCTGTGTTCTGAACAtgtgtatgttttcttttctttttgcctccCCTTTTCGCCCTACCTCCGTGTAGATATCAGACTTTCTGCTCCAGTTAACCTCCCCACCTTGCTCCAGTCTTTCACCTCGTTATATCTCTTGTAGTATTCGTTAAATAATTTCCTTGTGGGCCTTCCTTATGAGTTCCCTCTTTCTCACTATTGTGTAACGCAGAGTAAAATTAatgaaattatgtggttttacgtgccaaaaccaagatctgattatgagtcacgccgtacagggggactccgaaaatttcgaccacctggggttctttaacgtgcacataaatctaagtacatgggtgttttcgcatcttgcccccatagaaatgtggccgcAGTGGGCgcggttcgatcccgcgacttcatgcttagcagcccagcacgtAACGCAGACTGATAgaataaaataataatataaaGTCTAATGGCACGAGATTTGCAGGAAAATCTTACAGAGGAGAACCACGGAACCCGCCCATATCCTTACCAAGGCGTCACCTGCGTCGACTGCTGCCTTGCAGAGCATAGTTATGAGCTCCCACTCCTCGAGTCCACCAAAATTGGCTTTGTGGCTGGCCCACACTTCGACAACCTAGTGGCAGGGACAGATTCGGGTAATCACTAGAAGATGGCGTGTGAAACATCGAAAGCCAGAGATACTGTGCATTACCGGCGACAGCTTCCTTACTGCCGTCTCAGCTACCAAACTTTCAAATAGGGGAGATATGTAAGAAACGAGCTCTGCGCATTAATTACAGTCAGCACAAACtgaaaataataaagaacaaATACGAGGCGTTACTCggcatatgtatttttttataaTTATTGCTCTACGGAACTCGCAGTATTTCCTAAATAATCGCATGCTTTCAGTGCAGATTAAATTGAAATCGTGATTGCAGCTGGCCCGTATTAAACTGGATGATTGTAGAAAGTTAGGGATagtaagaaaacaaagaaagggaaaggaaCAATTTAAACAGTGGTCAAATGCTGCTCACTTTTTTCGATGCACGGTCATGGATACAGTTCATGAAGTACTGGAGCTGTTCCTCAGTGTACACTGGAAAAAGAAATCAGCGTGCATTTATTGTCGTTGCAAAATCATAAAACTTGTACTTTCCGAAACATTTGCGAGATGCCACGTTGTTCATATTTGAATGTAGTGAAAGGCTACAGCGCGAGAACCGACGGAGACAAAGGAGACACACAAAGTACACAGATACAGCGCTGTCTTTCAACAAAAATGTTGAAGGCATGGGAATGTTGTTTATGCAGACATGTCCGTGCCCAGCTGTTGAGTTTAAGTAGTTGTCGAAATCTGAAGCGCAGCGTTTCATCACCGAACAAAAAGGCTAATATGATATGTGCTTTAAGAACTCACACTACTTGAATGCTCTACGAATTTCTCTTGTCTATTCATATTAAAATCCTGTGTTCGTTTTTTATTAATGAATTATTTGCTTTTTGCATCTTGCAGTCGAAATACTTGTCTATTGAGTTTACAGCAGTGGATGAAACACCGACTTCCGAAAGATGTGGTTCATTTGCTGGTGCCCGAAATACATCGAAGCTTAATTGCATTGTCGTCTTAGTCGCAACAGCATTAGCGTTACTGGGCCGCTATGCAAATCATATGGTTTGCCTACGTAGCTTTCGCCGTAGATGAAAATCGGTTTATGTTCGCTTGAATTCGGTATCATTTTCCATGACATAGTTTATGTGGGTCTTGATCTTAATTTATTTTATGCATGAACAACATGGGTTCGGGGGTTCTCTATAGTTGTCACCATGGACGCTGAACAAATTTTCATGACAGGCTTTCAGTGATGTAAGAGCAAAATTTCAACAAACTTGCGTCTAGCCTATAAGCCGAGGCACAGAGAAATGTGGTGCAAGCTGAGGCTGAAGTTCAGCACCGAAACTGATTTGCGACTGCATAAACAAAACATAAACTTTGCGGACAGAGTTTCAAGAACACCAGGTCACCTTATTCATAGCTAATAGCTTCGAGTTGCCAGTGGTCAACTCATCGATAAAGCCTCAGAGCTCTGCATTGTTATTGACAGGACGTACTTTAGGACATTGCTGCAACAAAGTATGTTCGACATAGCCACATAGCAGTGCACGGTAGATACCACAAGGAACTGGTGTTAGAGGGATTAAGATGCTCCAAAAGTATAATATGAGTCGTACTCCACTACTTTTGGCAGGAACTCAGGGATGCAGGTGATAACTTTCCCCTGTTCCATTTATATAAAACACTTCACGCGTCTGTTGACGATGAATGCGAAAAGAACGAGATTTTGTGGTCAAAGTTGCTCGTACAAAGATTGATGAAAGTAGACTGCAGTAAAAATAATGGAGCGCTTTAATTTCTCAAGTATCGCGGCGGACGTTCGGACCGTGACCGGAGCTTATCCCTTTAGAAGCCAATTTGAAGATAAATTTGCTCTGCATACTTTGTTAAGAGTCCTAGCCAAGCATCAAAATGATCTTGGATACGCAGAAAGAATTGTGCAGATAGACAGAGGGAAACGGAGATGAGTGGAGGACGCACAAGGGTATTTCAAGCCTCTTTAAGTTTACTTGAAATTCCAGGTTACGTGTCCGCAACCTTTCATTTGCCAACACAGGCGCACGGCAAACAGACAGATGACTTTACCGGATAGGCTGCCAAATATTAACCATCCTTGCTGTCGTTTCTACCGTCGTTTCTACCGTGGTTTCACAGATACCCATAGTGAAAACACTATAACCTGTGACGCTGCCAGACATTTGCAACGTGGAAATCATACTTACGGCATATATTGAAGAACAAATCTTCCTCTGCTGTGTTGAAATCCATAAAGAAGATAAACCACGTCATAATCCAGATTTTTGTCATGTCGAGTTCACGTCTTCGGAGGGAGCTGTGTCGTTCCCTTATGTTACTTCCGATAAGTGGTCAGTGAAAAATGTGGCTTGTCAGACGTTCGTTTATCAAATGCCGCGTATAATAGGCACAAGGTAGGCTATTTGCTTTTGCTTCTTGTAATCTCTTTCGGATTTTCTGATTCGAAGTTATTGATGTTAGAGTAACAACAGCTGCACCGAGTTCCAGTTACGCTAGAGTGCGTATACTTCCTGCAGAGAACATAATTTAGCTTACATCATTACGTGGCTGAATAATTCCATATAGGATGGCGGTTCACAAGTTTCACGAATAGACAAACTGATGACGCTGATAAGCAAGAATCATTTGCTAAGTGTTCGTCTCATCATTTCAGGAAGAGAACACTTGAGTTAGAAATTGGAACAAAATAAGATGCCATCGGTACTCGAATATAGAAACAAACTACATTTCCACTTTTTTGTATATCGCATTCAGTCTATTGAAAACCTGAACAAAAGtgagtgagaaagagagagagagattggaaGAAGGAAACCGAGCAAAGCATGGTCTAAATGGAAataggaagatgatgatggcttaAATGGGAGTAAGAGAGTTCATCAAAATGGGTACATATGCAAATGCGTCCAAATAGCttggcagtcatcttttattcaaATGACTAGTAGTTTCAGGCGCACGCATTGAGTTAGCATTACACTTGCAAAAGAGGCATCTCGCAAACAGGCTTGCGCAGCTGTATAAGCGAGCACAAAATACAGCTATGCATTCAGAACGGGCACACATTGAACGATATAAGTTATTTTCGATGTATATTTCGCGAGTGTGTGCTGATATTGGTCCAGACGCGATGACAGGAGTTAACTAAATGAAGCACCAGATTTTTGTCATGATCATCGTTCGTACCAAAATTATTTTCGCGGACGACAAAAGTGGGGCTCCATCATGAGCCTCACGTGTTTGCTGCTTAGGGCGCCGTAAAAAAAGACACTAACTcagtccagaaaaaaaaacaaagaagcaactATGTACTAGTGCTTAGCTTTACAGCAGTCCAGAAGTCAGCTATTTATTAGTATGTTATATCTCTATTTTAGGTCGTGCGCGTTTGTACCAATGTGCCCATGCGGAATGACACTACAGGCCATTGCAGAAGATGAAGGTGGCGCTATAACATGAACATTCGTAGTTGCCGGAGAATTAATGGAGTTTGTTACGACAAGTCTATCATTACGAAATCGAGCCTACCTTAGAGAAAAATATTTTTACCAAAACACATATCTGGCAAATGGTCACAGCGCTTTTCTAATCCCGTTATCAAAGTCAAGAAACTGTCGCATTTCTGCCTTGATATCTCCTGACAGTGAAATTCTGTGATAGCACAACTAAAGGTTCAAAGAAAACCATAGGACTTAAACAAGTCCCTAGACTTGCCCGAAACTTCAGCAATTCTTGTGGCTCGAAACTAATTTACTGCGACCATGGCAGGATCTCGCACCAGGTACAGCCATCTTCTCAAGATCGACTTCCTTTTAGCACTGCACATAATGTTCATTTCGGCCACTGCAGTATTGCCTGCGGTACACGCACAGGTGGCACTACTCTAAAAATTCAGCCATTTCAAGTGTCAAGACAGACCCATCAATGCACTTTTACCAATGCGGGTAGTCATGCAAGGAACATACGGAAGAGCAAAAAAATTTAGTCGTGTCGATATGTCTCCAGCACTGGAATCAATGCTGCTTTGTGGCCAGCAAGAGACGTGTCTTGGCGACACGCATTCATGACGCTTCTCACGTGACGGGGTAGTTCACACTAGAGCTCCAAGAAAAGATAAAGTTTATTTGGTGGATGAGCTGTGAAAGGAGACAGGCTTTCCCTGCCGGGCACCACTTCGCAATGAAGACTGCAATACAGCACCTGTAATGCCGAAAGATTTCATTAGGAAGCAAAGCTCCTAGAAAGGCTGCTAAGCACCTTTCTAGACCTTCCAATACCTGTTTTGTTGCGGTAGTTTGATATTGACTTCCTTTAGGTATGTTTGGACAACTTGCAACATCGTCTTCAGCATGCACGCACTCACGCAAACACACCCATACACACAGGCACATACGCAACGGGCGAGCGGGTGAGAGGGAACAGTCCTCCTCTGCCGAAAAGTAACTGTGTGCGCAAATCTAACGAGCAACTGGTTCATTTTTATATTAAAACACCACTCGAAAAACTGCTGCCACACTAATTATTTATTCATGCAAGCTTGTGGGGTTTCCAGTTGTTGCATAATTATCAAGTAACACACCGCACTGTGACCTCTTTATTCCTTGCCTAATTGTGTTGATTTCATTTGCCTAATTAAGTACATTCAGCTCCGGCGGCAAGTAATCTCAGCAGAGGGGACTCCGCAGTAAAATTTGGAGCTGGCAATCTCGTAGTCAGGTGGTGGCAGCCTGGCAGAGGCCACTGCATGTGGAGTCCGCTCATTTCTGGTGTCCTGGGAGTGTTTCCTACAAGAGCATGATAGCGGCAATGGCAGAGACAAGGCTCCTGCTAACAATTATGTACATCGTATCGCTTGCCTTTGGCGATGAAGCTCCGTTCAATGTTTGTCGTGAGTACACGAGTCAGTGTGACATGGGTCACACGACATAATTTTGCAACGCTGATGGGTATGCATTTCTTAACACATCTGTAGCGAGGATAAAATTTGCTGAAAACGCTTGCCCCTCACTGAAATTCAAGTGGCTTGCCGAAGAATAACTGCTATTAGCGCATTCTGGCCGTCAAAATATTGGTTTCTTTCTCCTAATCACTGTTGATTATGTCGAAGCAGTTCTATACCCAAGTGATCCTACTGCTGGAATAATACCACGTTGGTTAAAGCTGTGATAAAAAAGGTTAGACTAGGTTATTGGCTAGAAAAAGCTTGGATAAATTGAGTTCTATTCAAGGATAAGAGCAGCAGGAGATcgaatattctttttttgtttgttttttagaaCAGATATTTTCCAAACCGAATAACGAAGCAACCCACAGCGCCGTTCAGGACAAGAATGATTGGAAGTTACCGTTTGCTTCACATTTACCGTGAATATTAGAGGATGCTTGACATGAAAATTGTaacagcacaaacacatgcaaccacaaagtaacaaggacgaaaCATAAGcactgactgtcaactaaattttattgcgGGAGAcagataccttatataaggggaaaggcagaagtgaagaggGATTGGTGATACgatcggggaaaatgacattgcgcatcgatgagCGAACGTGCCGGCAGTCAATGGAATCAGgctcagaaaaacaagaaaactagaaaaaactAGAGaaagctagaaaaagaaaagctaaaaaagcgtccttgatactttgtggttgcatgtgtttgcgcaattAAATTTTCATGTGaactatgcaccaactcgcccagaaagaagtttaagGAATTATAGGATGCACGGATGTGGTGGTGTTTTATCTGAAAGTCGTAAGCAAAAATAGTCGAATGCGCATGGCGTTACGCTGCTTTAATTAGGTTGATGAGCACAATACAGAATATACTGTACTTCATGGTACTGAGGGATTTTCGTACAGGTGTGGTGATAATCCCCATATGGTGTACGTGACACTGCCGAGAAGGGACAGGTACGTAATACAATAAGCTACCAAGAGAGGGGGTGCCATTCTGGGGCCGGGTAAAATTtatgcgatgtttttttttttttggaatgccTTTGGAAACGCGAAGGCGGAAGTTATGTTTCAACAGACCTAGAAGTTACAGCAGTAGATTATATTACTCACGGGCACTGAGAATTTACAGAATTGTTAACAGCTATTtgcgtgaaaagaaagaaaagaaacggggcAAGGACAATTTTTATAAGTTGCTTTAGAATTTTGAGAGAAGAAATGTATTTTATTATGCTGAGCGTCTTGCATGCCTCCGATCATGATATTGATTTAAGTGCCTGCTTACAGGTCGTTTTATGAACTTCATAAAATAATGCAAATGAACTTGAATTCCTCGGCCATTCGACAAGCAAGTAAAGCAGTGAATGCCGTATTTCACGCTATGCTGCTTTATGAACAAAATGTTTGTGGCTTGGTTTTCTCATATTACTTTTGGGATTCAATGACAGCTAATCGCATCAAACTAGTTGAATGTGTTTCCTGAAGAATGATAGCTTAACAATATTTTTGTTGCGCGTTTACATGAGATCACACAAACGGAGGAAGAGGTGCAGAGAAGAAGTTAATGTCGAGTGCAAAAATTTGTTTCCCCTGCTACCTCAACACCTCCAGAAAGCTTGTAATAAGTGAGGAGAACTCCGTTTTAGAAGATATTCTCTTGGGAACCCTTGTACAGTGTGTCCCCACTGTgctttcaatatattttttttgcgaTTAACTCGCAAGTGATTACACAAAATATTGATCGCGGATATGAAGTCAGACGCCTGCAGAACTGCATGGAAGTGATTTAATATCGCTCGATCTTGCGGTCAGATTTAGAAAAATTGACACTAACTGGATCCAGATCATTCTGTCGTCGCAGACGTAGAAAAATAATCTTTAATTGCGTTTGATATACCGCGATATAACATAAAATCCAGGATGCAGCACAAACATAAAATACCAAATGATGTTACATCTTTATCACTGTGTCTACGTATAAACAAATTAAGTTGTTTTTACAACAACAGACTTGATGAAGCGGTTACTTTCTTCACCTGTACAGAGATGCTGCTTTCAACATCTAACCGAGCtattaaaaaaaatgattttcTCATTTTCTTCAAGCGAGTCAGTAATAGGCGGTCTCCGAATCCACGCTGCAGTGATGAATAACTCTGAGTGACAGAAACAGATCTTGAATGCAATGCCTTTGCGTGCACAAACACAAACTCTTCAGAAACACAGGCATAGCCACGTCTTAGCTGTCATGTGCTAGACATCTATTAGAACCGCCTTGAATAGCTACTATGTCCCTGAGCCGTATTATGACCCGTATTATGACCGTATTATACCAAATAAGATCGAATGACGTGTGAGTGCCATGGTAATGACTGTCGCGTCCGAGGACAAAATTAAGTACGCAATATACTGCGTAGAAATCCAACAATTCGCTGAAAGAGGGACTGTTTTGGCGTCGTTAAAATTACAACCTTACGACGCTCTGCCATAGTAAATATGCGTAAATTTCCACAAGTCTACCGCGGCGGTTTTGCATTTCGATGGTTATGAACTGCAAAAACACTTATACGCCATCTAGATGTGAGACGGGTAACATTGAGGCAAAGGTTCAC encodes:
- the LOC142582613 gene encoding uncharacterized protein LOC142582613, with the protein product MTKIWIMTWFIFFMDFNTAEEDLFFNICLYTEEQLQYFMNCIHDRASKKVVEVWASHKANFGGLEEWELITMLCKAAVDAGDALYEEFAELLPADEKPGLENTKTQCSLETRRKYYGY